From Streptomyces cyaneogriseus subsp. noncyanogenus, the proteins below share one genomic window:
- the larC gene encoding nickel pincer cofactor biosynthesis protein LarC, producing the protein MNGRRPAAHLDCTAGVAGDMLLGAFLDAGAATGAVVDAVRSLEVPGLGVSVGRARRGGFACARVTVTRPAPPDRARRLADVLDLLAGADGVTPAAARVARRTFELLAAAEARAHGTVPDRVHFHEVGAYDALADVVGCAAALDDLGLLAEHAVVTCSPLAAGSGAVRCAHGTMPVPVPAVLHLAAGAGLELAGGDLPGERTTPTGAALVAAVAAPGPMPPMTVRAVGTGGGSRDTPDRPNVTRVVLGETAGASSGPVEGDVVVLESTVDDLDPRFWPSVLDALRAAGAWDCWTTGVIGRHGRPGRVVTALCSQQMRRAVADALLLHTSTLGVRWTTYRRTTLPRRGATVTIGPAQRPEGVLVKTAERPDGTVTAQPELSDAERAAASLGWPLRTVCEAVMDRWHRDQPSADAPGPDAPDA; encoded by the coding sequence GTGAACGGGAGGCGTCCGGCCGCCCATCTGGACTGCACCGCGGGCGTGGCGGGTGACATGCTGCTCGGCGCGTTTCTGGACGCGGGCGCCGCCACCGGCGCCGTGGTCGACGCGGTGCGCTCCCTGGAGGTCCCCGGTCTCGGCGTCTCGGTGGGACGCGCCCGGCGTGGCGGGTTCGCCTGCGCGCGGGTGACGGTCACCCGGCCCGCGCCGCCCGACCGCGCCCGGCGCCTGGCCGACGTGCTGGACCTGCTCGCCGGGGCGGACGGGGTGACGCCCGCCGCCGCCCGCGTGGCCCGCCGTACCTTCGAACTCCTCGCCGCCGCCGAGGCCCGGGCGCACGGGACGGTTCCCGACCGGGTGCACTTCCACGAGGTGGGGGCGTACGACGCCCTCGCCGACGTGGTGGGCTGTGCGGCGGCGCTGGACGATCTGGGGCTGCTCGCCGAGCACGCGGTGGTCACCTGTTCGCCGCTGGCCGCGGGAAGCGGAGCGGTCCGCTGCGCCCACGGCACCATGCCGGTCCCCGTCCCCGCCGTCCTCCACCTCGCCGCGGGTGCCGGCCTCGAACTGGCCGGTGGGGACCTGCCCGGTGAGCGCACCACGCCGACGGGGGCGGCGCTCGTCGCCGCCGTGGCCGCGCCGGGCCCGATGCCGCCGATGACCGTGCGCGCCGTGGGCACGGGCGGCGGGAGCCGCGACACCCCGGACCGCCCCAACGTCACCCGGGTCGTCCTGGGCGAGACCGCCGGGGCCTCTTCCGGGCCGGTCGAGGGCGACGTCGTGGTGCTGGAGAGCACCGTCGACGACCTCGATCCCCGGTTCTGGCCGTCGGTGCTGGACGCGCTGCGCGCCGCCGGAGCCTGGGACTGCTGGACCACCGGCGTCATCGGCCGGCACGGCCGGCCGGGCAGAGTCGTCACGGCGCTGTGCTCGCAGCAGATGCGGCGGGCCGTCGCCGACGCGCTGCTGCTGCACACCAGCACGCTCGGGGTGCGCTGGACGACGTACCGGCGTACGACGCTGCCCCGTCGCGGTGCCACCGTCACCATCGGGCCCGCGCAGCGGCCGGAGGGCGTGCTGGTGAAGACGGCCGAGCGTCCGGACGGCACGGTCACCGCGCAGCCCGAGCTGTCCGATGCCGAGCGGGCCGCCGCGTCCCTGGGGTGGCCGCTGCGGACGGTGTGCGAGGCGGTCATGGACCGCTGGCACCGCGACCAGCCGTCCGCGGACGCCCCCGGACCCGACGCGCCGGACGCCTGA
- the larB gene encoding nickel pincer cofactor biosynthesis protein LarB, protein MTWSADLAGLLDCETYRAGDFARLDTSRRRRTGVPEVVFAPSKTPEQTLRLLAGLRARDPGSPALATRCPDEVLDAAADRLGETGEPVRVDRVARTVTVGELPLPRGLVAVLTAGTGDLPVAREAVNTLAVLGAGTVLVDDVGVAGIGRLFPHVPRLREADCVLVVAGMDGALPSVVAGLVRAPVVGVPTSVGYGVAAGGLAAAATMLSSCAPGLTVVNIDNGFGAAAHAGKIVDAVHGASPDGGRPRPAATTADGDR, encoded by the coding sequence ATGACGTGGAGCGCCGACCTCGCGGGTCTGCTGGACTGCGAGACGTACCGCGCCGGGGACTTCGCCCGTCTCGACACCTCGCGACGGCGCCGCACCGGTGTGCCGGAGGTGGTGTTCGCCCCGTCGAAGACGCCCGAGCAGACGCTGCGGCTCCTCGCCGGTCTGCGCGCACGCGACCCCGGCTCGCCCGCCCTGGCGACCCGGTGTCCCGACGAGGTGCTCGACGCGGCGGCCGACCGCCTCGGGGAGACAGGAGAGCCGGTACGGGTCGACCGTGTCGCCCGGACCGTCACCGTCGGCGAACTCCCTTTGCCGCGCGGCCTGGTGGCGGTCCTCACGGCGGGCACCGGGGATCTCCCGGTGGCCCGTGAGGCGGTGAACACCCTCGCCGTGCTGGGGGCCGGCACCGTGCTCGTCGACGATGTCGGAGTGGCGGGCATCGGGCGGCTCTTCCCCCATGTGCCCCGGCTGCGGGAGGCCGACTGCGTCCTCGTCGTGGCGGGCATGGACGGTGCCCTGCCGAGCGTGGTCGCCGGGCTGGTGCGGGCCCCGGTGGTCGGCGTGCCGACCAGTGTCGGATACGGGGTCGCCGCGGGCGGTCTCGCCGCCGCGGCCACCATGCTCTCCTCGTGCGCCCCCGGCCTGACCGTGGTCAACATCGACAACGGCTTCGGCGCCGCCGCGCACGCCGGCAAGATCGTGGACGCGGTGCACGGCGCGTCGCCCGACGGCGGCCGCCCACGCCCCGCTGCCACGACCGCGGACGGCGACCGGTGA
- a CDS encoding ATP-dependent sacrificial sulfur transferase LarE: MPMPPTDLPASRAAQALLAEVGRLDSLVVAYSGGVDSTVVLAASLRALGRSDTLAAIADSPALARDELLLARRTAAELGAELVVLPTDELAVPGYRANAGDRCYFCKRTVLAAVSHLAAARGYAHVATGTHRDDHRSAHRPGLRAARERGVVEPLATAGLGKAQVRAVAREWGLAVADKPGTPCLASRIAVGVPVTRPRLELVERAETAVRGFLSEWRAPVRDLRVRLLAGAFRVEVDAAAHRWLAGRPERQAELLDRIGRTMGLDDGALAPYRPGSVNGAAASGGGPR; this comes from the coding sequence ATGCCGATGCCCCCGACCGATCTCCCCGCCTCCCGCGCCGCCCAGGCGCTGCTCGCCGAGGTGGGCCGTCTGGACAGCCTCGTCGTCGCCTACTCCGGCGGCGTCGACTCCACGGTGGTGCTCGCCGCCTCGCTGCGGGCCCTGGGCCGGTCCGACACGCTCGCCGCGATCGCGGACTCCCCCGCCCTGGCCCGGGACGAACTCCTGCTCGCCCGGCGGACGGCGGCGGAGCTCGGCGCGGAGCTGGTCGTCCTCCCGACGGACGAGCTCGCCGTGCCCGGGTACCGCGCCAACGCCGGCGACCGCTGCTACTTCTGCAAGCGGACCGTGCTGGCCGCGGTGTCGCACCTGGCGGCGGCCCGCGGTTACGCCCATGTGGCCACCGGCACCCATCGCGACGACCACCGGTCCGCGCACCGGCCGGGGCTGCGCGCGGCGCGGGAGCGAGGAGTCGTCGAACCGCTGGCGACCGCGGGTCTGGGCAAGGCTCAGGTCCGGGCCGTGGCGCGGGAGTGGGGGCTCGCCGTGGCCGACAAACCGGGCACCCCCTGCCTGGCGTCCAGGATCGCGGTCGGCGTGCCGGTGACCCGGCCGCGGCTGGAACTGGTGGAGCGCGCGGAGACGGCCGTGCGGGGGTTTCTGTCCGAATGGCGCGCGCCCGTGCGCGATCTGCGGGTCAGGCTCCTGGCCGGGGCCTTCCGCGTCGAAGTCGACGCGGCCGCCCACCGGTGGCTGGCCGGGCGGCCCGAGCGGCAGGCGGAGCTGCTGGACCGGATCGGCCGCACGATGGGACTCGACGACGGTGCCCTCGCGCCGTACCGTCCGGGTTCCGTCAACGGGGCCGCGGCGTCGGGGGGTGGCCCGCGATGA